A single genomic interval of Oscillospiraceae bacterium harbors:
- a CDS encoding ABC transporter substrate-binding protein produces the protein MKLSLKRVLGIALAVVMCLGMIAGCSALPKKATIKTPLVVAYDPFSGKFSPFFSDTAMDTDVVSLTQVSLMTTDRTGGIVYKAIEGEKISYNGTEYTYKGISDLKVTQNADGSTTYQAKIRDDVKFSDGEKLTADDIIFTYYVLCDPTYVGSTTLSSYGIVGLQNYQTQTTDEVYAKYEKMAADIYAAGPTHVWAATDTWSQAQQDGFWALVKSVWTEDVQAIVDYCMANYVSADSGNGVTYGEAMTGKTVDEITATPGLQITFGIAIWGFGEVKDGVLTTLSGKTFDIKNGVYPTIENYYEEAYAKYKGDPVAYFTTEAADESDVLGTASAKFISEYGPKDESMGGQGVPNIAGIKKIDDYTIEVTTTGYEAPAIYSILGISVTPLHYYGDKAQYDYANNKFGFPFGDLSGVQAKTSNPVGAGPYKFVKFEDKVVYFEANPNYYKGCPKLQYIQFKEVGEADKITSIQSGAVDVSNPSGSKTKFQQIRDINGGELNGTVLTTNSVDNLGYGYIGMNADTIKVGTDGSSAASKNLRKGIATLLAVYRDVAINSYYGDAAAVINYPISNTSWAAPQKSDADYAVAFSKDVDGKDIYTSAMDAEARYAAALKATIGFLKAAGYTFNDATGKFTAAPEGAKLTYEALIPGDGIGDHPNFQVLSNAAAALGTIGITLTVSDLADSSILWDRLDAGTQEIWTAAWQATIDPDMYQVYHSSGIVGKGGSDSNHYHINDADLDKSIVDARASADQAFRKATYKACLDIILDWAVEVPSYQRQNIIVFSTERVNIETVTPDITTYWGWMSDIETLEVYEAK, from the coding sequence ATGAAATTGTCCCTCAAGCGTGTCTTGGGAATCGCACTGGCGGTCGTAATGTGCCTCGGCATGATTGCCGGCTGCTCTGCCCTTCCGAAAAAAGCGACGATTAAAACACCATTGGTCGTTGCGTATGATCCCTTCAGCGGAAAATTCAGCCCCTTCTTTTCCGACACAGCCATGGATACAGACGTTGTCTCATTGACGCAGGTCTCCTTGATGACAACAGACAGAACCGGCGGTATTGTTTATAAAGCGATTGAAGGCGAGAAAATCTCTTATAACGGAACCGAATATACATATAAGGGCATTTCCGATCTGAAAGTCACTCAAAACGCCGATGGTTCGACTACTTACCAAGCCAAAATCAGAGACGACGTGAAATTCTCCGACGGCGAAAAGTTGACTGCAGATGACATTATTTTCACATATTATGTTCTCTGCGACCCGACCTATGTCGGCTCCACCACTTTGTCCTCTTACGGCATCGTCGGTCTGCAGAATTATCAGACCCAGACGACCGATGAGGTCTATGCCAAATATGAGAAGATGGCTGCGGATATCTATGCCGCGGGTCCGACTCATGTCTGGGCAGCGACAGACACCTGGTCTCAGGCACAGCAAGATGGTTTCTGGGCACTCGTTAAATCGGTTTGGACCGAAGATGTCCAGGCAATCGTCGACTATTGCATGGCCAATTATGTCAGCGCCGATTCCGGCAACGGAGTCACTTACGGCGAAGCCATGACCGGTAAGACAGTTGATGAAATCACTGCGACTCCTGGTCTTCAGATTACATTCGGTATTGCGATTTGGGGATTCGGCGAAGTGAAAGACGGCGTTTTGACGACTCTTTCCGGCAAGACATTTGACATTAAGAATGGCGTTTATCCCACTATTGAAAATTACTATGAAGAAGCATATGCGAAATATAAGGGCGATCCGGTTGCTTATTTTACCACCGAAGCAGCTGATGAATCCGACGTTCTCGGTACCGCTTCCGCCAAGTTCATCAGCGAATACGGTCCCAAAGACGAAAGCATGGGCGGACAGGGCGTTCCGAACATCGCGGGCATCAAGAAGATCGACGATTATACGATTGAAGTAACTACCACCGGTTACGAAGCTCCGGCGATTTACTCCATTCTCGGCATCTCCGTTACCCCGCTGCATTATTACGGCGACAAGGCCCAGTATGATTACGCCAATAATAAGTTCGGCTTCCCCTTCGGCGATCTCTCCGGTGTTCAGGCAAAGACCTCCAATCCGGTGGGTGCAGGCCCGTATAAGTTCGTGAAGTTCGAAGATAAAGTTGTCTATTTCGAAGCAAATCCGAATTATTACAAAGGCTGCCCGAAACTTCAATACATCCAGTTCAAAGAAGTCGGCGAAGCCGACAAGATCACCTCGATTCAATCCGGCGCTGTCGACGTTTCCAACCCGAGCGGCAGCAAGACCAAGTTCCAGCAGATTCGTGATATCAACGGCGGCGAGCTCAACGGCACGGTCCTCACGACCAACTCCGTCGACAACCTCGGCTACGGCTATATCGGCATGAATGCAGATACAATCAAAGTCGGCACCGATGGTTCTTCCGCCGCTTCCAAGAATCTTAGAAAAGGTATCGCAACTCTGCTTGCCGTTTATCGCGACGTCGCCATCAACAGCTATTACGGCGATGCGGCCGCAGTCATTAACTATCCGATTTCCAACACCTCCTGGGCTGCTCCGCAAAAATCGGATGCCGATTATGCGGTTGCGTTCTCTAAAGATGTCGACGGAAAAGACATCTATACTTCCGCAATGGATGCCGAAGCCAGATATGCTGCGGCGCTCAAAGCTACAATCGGCTTCCTGAAAGCGGCCGGTTATACTTTCAACGATGCCACCGGTAAATTCACCGCAGCGCCCGAAGGTGCCAAACTCACTTATGAAGCCCTGATCCCCGGCGACGGCATCGGCGATCACCCGAACTTCCAGGTGCTTTCCAACGCAGCCGCTGCGCTCGGAACCATCGGCATTACACTGACGGTTTCCGACCTGGCTGATTCTTCGATCCTTTGGGATCGCCTTGACGCCGGAACCCAGGAAATCTGGACGGCTGCATGGCAAGCCACCATCGACCCGGATATGTACCAGGTCTATCACAGCTCCGGTATTGTCGGTAAAGGCGGCTCTGATTCCAACCACTACCATATCAACGATGCCGATTTGGATAAGTCGATCGTTGACGCCCGTGCAAGCGCGGATCAGGCGTTCAGAAAAGCGACCTATAAGGCTTGCCTGGACATCATCCTCGATTGGGCAGTTGAAGTTCCGTCTTATCAGAGACAGAATATTATCGTCTTCAGCACCGAACGTGTCAACATCGAAACGGTTACGCCGGATATCACGACATATTGGGGCTGGATGAGCGATATCGAAACTCTTGAGGTCTACGAAGCCAAATAA
- a CDS encoding ABC transporter ATP-binding protein, whose product MKKENTYPVGKTINRLIKHLGAVDKPLWGYFILYTFFAGIYPILAVILPKLLIGELITSNPRIIHIIFIVFSFLGAASLFGYLKSVLYGITYPRMTMIRIEYLRDMAVKLMTMDYKYCEDASFNEENGKAFDSTSSNMNGIEGVYHKLFETPAIFLTSISFIVFIGMLDIWILVALLANVGMVYLIGRFGHFFQYNKRSELKHGERRIRYYDTTTHDFSYGKDIRLYNFRSRISKNFETEIRGYTDIWRSIKNREYGLGFFGLLTLLISDVATYGLLIVKMRAGMSIADFSMYLAAMVSLSGLLKTLIDNVTFVINEGQYAHDLFVFLDKDLGEKGGDLPAVKNDALEIEFRDVSFKYPKTDRYIFEHLNLIIRKGERLAVVGINGAGKSTLVKLMLGLFQVTEAEILINGRPLNDYNRLALWSMFSVVFQDINILAFTVKENVACRSDGIDEHRVKAAIDKVGLSDKIGSFAKGLDQMMLKIIEEDGALLSGGESQKLVIARALYKDANMVIMDEPTAALDALAEAEIYEDFSHLVKGKTAVYISHRLASTKFCDKIALFDIDGLCEYGNHAELMQKRGSYYKMFTVQGKYYREGASVNG is encoded by the coding sequence GTGAAGAAAGAAAATACATATCCTGTGGGGAAAACGATCAATCGGCTGATAAAACATCTCGGAGCGGTGGACAAACCTCTTTGGGGTTATTTTATTCTATATACTTTCTTTGCCGGCATATACCCGATTTTAGCCGTAATTCTGCCTAAACTTTTAATCGGCGAATTAATTACTTCAAATCCCCGGATTATTCATATTATTTTTATCGTTTTTAGCTTTTTGGGAGCGGCATCGCTGTTCGGATATCTGAAAAGCGTCCTATACGGCATCACCTATCCGCGAATGACGATGATCCGAATTGAATATCTGCGGGATATGGCCGTCAAACTGATGACAATGGATTACAAATATTGTGAGGACGCCTCTTTTAATGAGGAGAACGGTAAGGCTTTTGATTCAACAAGCAGCAATATGAACGGAATCGAGGGCGTTTATCATAAATTATTTGAAACGCCTGCGATTTTCTTGACTTCAATCTCTTTTATCGTCTTTATCGGCATGCTGGATATTTGGATTTTGGTCGCGCTGCTTGCTAATGTCGGAATGGTATATTTAATCGGCCGGTTCGGGCATTTTTTTCAATACAATAAACGTTCCGAGTTAAAACACGGAGAGCGCAGGATCCGATATTACGATACCACAACACATGATTTTTCTTATGGTAAAGACATCCGGCTTTATAATTTTCGCAGCCGCATTTCAAAGAATTTTGAAACCGAAATCCGTGGGTATACCGATATCTGGCGATCGATTAAAAACCGTGAATACGGACTCGGATTTTTCGGATTGCTGACTCTGCTCATCAGCGATGTTGCGACTTACGGTCTTTTAATCGTGAAAATGAGGGCTGGAATGTCTATCGCCGATTTCTCTATGTATCTTGCGGCAATGGTCTCCCTATCGGGTTTATTGAAAACGCTGATTGACAATGTGACCTTCGTTATTAACGAGGGCCAGTATGCCCATGACCTTTTCGTGTTCCTGGATAAGGACCTCGGGGAAAAGGGCGGCGATCTGCCCGCGGTGAAAAATGACGCGCTGGAGATCGAATTCAGAGACGTGAGCTTCAAATATCCCAAAACTGATCGCTATATCTTCGAACATTTGAATTTAATAATCAGAAAGGGCGAGCGTTTGGCGGTCGTCGGCATCAACGGAGCCGGTAAAAGCACGCTGGTCAAACTGATGCTGGGTTTATTCCAGGTTACAGAGGCAGAAATTTTAATCAACGGAAGGCCGTTGAATGATTATAATCGGCTTGCGCTCTGGTCGATGTTCTCGGTGGTTTTTCAGGATATCAACATTCTTGCGTTCACTGTAAAAGAAAATGTCGCCTGCCGCTCCGACGGGATTGATGAGCATCGGGTAAAAGCGGCAATAGACAAGGTCGGATTATCGGATAAAATCGGAAGCTTCGCAAAAGGTCTCGATCAGATGATGTTAAAGATCATCGAAGAAGATGGCGCGCTGTTATCGGGCGGAGAGAGCCAAAAGCTTGTGATTGCCCGGGCGCTTTATAAAGATGCCAATATGGTGATTATGGACGAGCCGACCGCAGCGCTGGATGCGCTGGCTGAGGCCGAAATATATGAGGACTTCAGTCATCTGGTCAAAGGCAAGACGGCTGTGTATATCTCTCATCGGCTTGCAAGCACCAAATTCTGCGATAAAATCGCCTTGTTTGACATCGATGGTCTGTGTGAATACGGCAATCACGCAGAACTGATGCAGAAACGCGGAAGTTATTATAAGATGTTCACGGTACAGGGGAAATACTACAGAGAAGGAGCCTCTGTGAATGGATGA
- a CDS encoding ABC transporter ATP-binding protein → MDEKKRRRGQNLKMLILFFSLAWKISPAYILILIANAVIGGGQVLANVILPKFLVEELVGQMRSRELLIFAGIIICGNLLFAFLNNTVKRLLDVRNIYVRHSLSRAMADKIMNIEYGHLEDPYYLDLKERGVFAINNQSALENLINSAATALKSAVTLIGLMTVMFTLSWVLVLLLCTALATTLLFNRNFKKYQLKFFEQLLPVNRRYGYYVGLTFDDKIQKDARLYNMAPMITDRITYYNADINNWFTKFNRRYGRFSGLVGIIGDLQAALAYGYVGIRVITDKLGSRIGLGSFTMYVSSAISFSTTFTQLGNSVITINQMLGYLDPFFEFMRIPDQRETGGHVVFEDGIKSIEFINVTFTYPKCEKPVLKNISFKIEGGEKISIVGLNGAGKTTLIKLLCRLYKPDSGMIKINGMNIFEYDHESYLARIAAVFQDYRLFAFGIDENITCKPSGTDDISIDNLLTQVGLKDKIESLPNGIKTTLGKAYSPDGVELSGGESQKVAIARALYKNASFIILDEPTSALDPLAEADIYANFNKLVGDKTAFYISHRMSSSVFCDRILILQDGMVADFDTHTALMAKKDSLYFKLFNSQAENYKE, encoded by the coding sequence ATGGATGAGAAAAAGCGCAGGCGCGGGCAAAACCTCAAAATGCTGATTTTGTTTTTTTCTCTGGCTTGGAAAATCTCTCCGGCTTATATTTTGATTTTAATCGCGAACGCTGTGATCGGGGGCGGTCAGGTGCTTGCGAACGTCATTCTGCCAAAGTTTTTGGTCGAGGAGCTCGTAGGGCAGATGCGCTCACGTGAATTGTTAATATTCGCCGGGATTATTATCTGCGGAAATCTGCTGTTTGCCTTTTTAAATAACACGGTCAAACGTCTGTTGGATGTAAGAAATATTTATGTGCGCCATAGCTTGTCGCGGGCAATGGCTGATAAAATCATGAATATCGAATACGGACATCTCGAAGATCCCTATTATCTCGATTTAAAAGAACGCGGTGTCTTCGCCATCAACAACCAATCAGCCCTTGAAAATTTAATTAACAGTGCGGCGACAGCGCTTAAAAGCGCGGTAACTTTAATCGGCCTGATGACAGTCATGTTCACGCTGAGTTGGGTGCTGGTGTTGCTGCTTTGCACGGCACTCGCCACGACTTTATTATTCAATAGAAATTTTAAAAAATATCAACTTAAATTCTTTGAACAACTGCTCCCGGTCAACCGGCGCTACGGTTATTATGTCGGGCTGACTTTTGATGATAAGATTCAAAAGGACGCGCGGCTTTATAACATGGCGCCGATGATTACCGACCGGATCACTTATTATAATGCCGATATTAATAATTGGTTTACGAAATTCAACCGGCGCTACGGGCGTTTTAGCGGACTTGTCGGCATTATAGGCGATCTTCAGGCTGCGCTTGCCTACGGTTATGTCGGAATTCGGGTAATTACAGATAAACTGGGTTCGAGAATCGGTCTCGGTTCATTTACAATGTATGTTTCGTCGGCAATCAGCTTTTCAACCACCTTTACACAGCTTGGAAACAGTGTTATCACCATCAACCAGATGCTCGGTTACCTCGATCCGTTCTTTGAATTCATGCGCATCCCCGACCAAAGAGAAACAGGCGGGCATGTCGTCTTTGAGGACGGAATTAAAAGCATAGAGTTTATTAACGTCACCTTCACTTATCCCAAGTGCGAAAAACCTGTTTTAAAAAACATCTCTTTCAAGATCGAAGGCGGCGAAAAAATTTCGATTGTCGGCCTAAACGGAGCAGGCAAGACAACGCTGATTAAATTGCTTTGCCGACTGTATAAACCCGATTCCGGCATGATTAAAATCAACGGCATGAATATTTTCGAATATGACCATGAAAGCTATTTGGCGCGCATCGCAGCGGTATTTCAGGATTATCGCCTCTTCGCATTCGGCATCGACGAAAATATTACCTGCAAGCCCAGCGGAACCGATGATATTTCTATTGACAATCTGCTGACGCAAGTCGGCCTAAAAGATAAGATCGAATCTCTGCCGAACGGCATCAAGACAACGTTAGGCAAGGCTTATTCACCTGATGGCGTCGAGCTTTCGGGTGGTGAGAGCCAAAAAGTGGCCATCGCCCGTGCGCTGTATAAAAACGCATCGTTTATTATCCTCGACGAACCGACTTCTGCGCTGGATCCGCTCGCTGAGGCGGATATCTATGCCAACTTCAATAAGCTCGTCGGGGATAAAACAGCGTTTTACATCTCTCACCGGATGTCGAGCAGTGTCTTCTGTGACCGGATACTGATCCTTCAAGACGGTATGGTAGCTGATTTTGACACTCACACCGCCCTGATGGCTAAAAAAGACAGTTTATATTTCAAGCTTTTTAATTCACAAGCGGAAAATTATAAAGAATGA
- a CDS encoding dihydrodipicolinate synthase family protein produces MNKNPNHGVYPTMITPYNKNGNIDFGAVDALVEWYYHKGCDGIFTACQSSEIFFLSLNERVSLARNVKEKADALAAIGGSRKAMTVVASGHISESFDDQVKELTLIAETGVDAVILISNRFDIDNTGDAKWVCDLNALTEQLPKDTALGVYECPYPYKRLLTPAMLNACIKTGRFTFIKDTCCDTKTIAGRIKQLDGTGVNLFNANSLTLLDSLHSGAAGFSGIMGNFHPQLYSWLCRNYMTQSETAEKVQAFLTLASLTETMAYPCTAKYHLSEIEGIKMEYTSRARDVNQLTDYQKSCVRQMDLLARMIYTQLPK; encoded by the coding sequence ATGAACAAAAATCCAAACCACGGCGTGTATCCGACTATGATTACGCCGTACAACAAAAATGGCAACATCGACTTCGGCGCGGTGGATGCGCTGGTCGAATGGTACTATCATAAGGGTTGTGACGGAATCTTTACCGCCTGCCAATCGAGTGAGATTTTCTTTTTATCGCTCAATGAGCGGGTATCGCTGGCAAGAAACGTGAAAGAAAAGGCCGATGCCCTTGCAGCTATCGGTGGTTCACGCAAGGCCATGACGGTGGTCGCTTCCGGACATATCTCCGAAAGTTTTGATGATCAGGTCAAGGAATTGACGTTGATTGCCGAAACCGGCGTCGATGCAGTAATTTTGATCTCCAACCGATTCGACATCGACAACACCGGCGACGCGAAATGGGTATGCGATTTAAATGCTTTAACCGAGCAATTGCCCAAAGATACCGCACTCGGCGTCTATGAGTGCCCCTATCCGTATAAACGGCTGCTCACCCCCGCAATGCTCAATGCCTGTATCAAAACCGGGCGATTCACTTTTATCAAAGACACTTGCTGTGACACCAAAACGATTGCCGGACGCATCAAGCAGCTGGACGGCACCGGTGTTAATCTTTTCAATGCCAACTCACTGACGCTGCTGGATTCCCTGCACAGCGGAGCGGCAGGATTCAGCGGCATTATGGGCAATTTTCACCCGCAGCTTTATTCATGGCTCTGCCGTAATTACATGACGCAGTCCGAAACCGCCGAAAAAGTTCAAGCATTTCTAACTTTAGCGTCGCTGACCGAGACGATGGCATACCCCTGCACCGCCAAATACCACCTCTCCGAAATTGAGGGAATAAAGATGGAATACACCTCCCGCGCCCGCGATGTAAATCAATTGACGGACTACCAAAAATCCTGCGTCCGTCAGATGGATTTATTAGCGAGAATGATTTATACGCAATTGCCAAAATAG